The Populus alba chromosome 4, ASM523922v2, whole genome shotgun sequence genome contains a region encoding:
- the LOC118063045 gene encoding protein STICHEL-like 4, whose product MTKAVRTRILKDANGDIGDHLRNHIHLTNCIHLKNHMLKQSPILADRSLMRDLITLQRSRSLRDPSASPSSWHSPSVVDLLPKKGDPDAAIREGRSSVGTERRRESRRLSGTSPPLANLAPSKVVPSDISLGVDGVAALSDRSVKSGIRDGRRVVTREEFSRKSNRADLLGGDEDLLQDHAVNSFIHEAVSGNSESKDRKSKHKGKHSQDMHIKTLSEQLNEIPRGSDVASSNMHLHGRHTQQQKIGEHETSVSGYSGVNRVKRRKFRSARRTRAAAPASRDAGGHKEMSVASNSFAQGPAQPRYHMEEEEYGDQNVTRAPRNGCGIPWNWSRIHHRGKTFLDMAGRSLSCGLSDSRRDGTFSHGRDFPGMPVASDHSTSSSKSDVEALPLLVEASGSHESTDNAGWVHDYSGELGIYADHLLKNDVDSEARSSEQCKLGRNHNGRHQNLTQKYMPRTFRDLVGQNLVAQALSNAVSRRKVGLLYVFYGPHGTGKTSCARIFARALNCQSLEHPKPCGYCNSCISHDMGKSRNIREVGPVSNFDFESIMDLLDNMIVYQIPSLYRVFIFDDCDSLSPDCWSAILKVIDRAPRRVVFVLVCSSLDVLPHIIISRCQKFFFPKLKDADIIYTLQWISSKEDIDIDKDALKLIASRSDGSLRDAEMTLEQLSLLGQKISVPLVQELVGLISDEKLVDLLDLALSADTVNTVKNLRVIMETGVEPLALMSQLATVITDILAGSYDFTKERPRRKFFRRKPLSKEDMEKLRQALKTLSEAEKQLRMSNDKLTWLTAALLQLAPDQQYLLPSSSTETSFNHSPLAQNNMGGRDISRKGGEHEMPNNGRDLSMHVRLESFPGGTSADFRNNGSTNGISMDRKRNIASGMAPQRSPAQTSDAIRVNSRQVSGKSHKGYEEIWLEVLEKIQINSMREFLYQEGKLISVSFGAAPTVQLIFSSHFTKLKAEKFRAHILQAFESVLGSPVTIEIRCESNKETSAGFRVPLILPASKNGSSQMAIDPVLNAGSRMPRTGDYLEGRSEIVEVPTSPRKYEGNEPTNHNVESSRRGLQHTRAGESVSNKKPAVGSLVERRKLGETSQSKSIVRSKVSLARVIQQAEGCTQQAGWSKHKAVSIAEKLEQENLRLEPRSRCLLCWKATRVTRRKLSRLNIRTRKPHSLLKLVSCGKCLSSKSPR is encoded by the exons ATGACCAAGGCAGTCCGCACTAGGATTCTCAAGGATGCAAATGGTGATATCGGCGATCATCTCCGAAACCATATTCATTTGACCAATTGTATTCATCTGAAAAACCATATGCTTAAGCAAAGCCCCATACTGGCTGATAGGTCATTAATGCGGGACCTCATTACCCTTCAGAGGTCCCGATCTTTGAGAGATCCTTCGGCCAGTCCTTCTTCATGGCACTCACCTTCTGTAGTTGATTTACTTCCCAAGAAAGGTGACCCAGATGCGGCCATTCGAGAAGGTAGAAGCTCAGTTGGCACTGAGCGTCGAAGAGAAAGTAGGAGGTTGTCAGGTACTTCTCCACCCTTAGCAAATTTAGCACCATCAAAGGTCGTCCCAAGTGATATTAGCTTGGGTGTTGATGGGGTAGCGGCTCTTAGTGATCGCAGTGTGAAGAGTGGAATTAGGGATGGTAGGAGAGTTGTTACGAGAGAAGAATTTAGTAGAAAAAGTAACAGGGCTGATCTATTGGGCGGTGATGAAGACCTTCTACAAGATCACGCTGTTAATAGTTTTATTCATGAAGCTGTTTCGGGGAATTCAGAATCAAAAGATAGAAAGAGTAAACATAAGGGGAAGCATAGTCAGGATATGCATATTAAGACTCTTTCAGAGCAGCTAAATGAGATTCCAAGGGGTAGCGATGTGGCATCTTCCAACATGCATCTTCACGGAAGACACACACAACAGCAGAAAATAGGTGAGCATGAGACCAGTGTTAGTGGCTATAGTGGAGTGAATAGGGTGAAAAGGCGGAAGTTTCGAAGTGCCAGAAGAACTCGGGCTGCTGCTCCAGCTTCAAGGGATGCTGGAGGACACAAAGAAATGTCTGTTGCTTCTAATTCATTTGCTCAAGGTCCAGCACAGCCAAGGTATCacatggaggaagaagaatacGGGGACCAAAATGTCACAAGGGCTCCCAGAAATGGATGTGGAATTCCATGGAATTGGTCAAGAATTCATCATAGGGGAAAGACATTCCTTGACATGGCTGGAAGGAGCTTATCTTGTGGTTTGTCAGATTCAAGGAGAGATGGTACATTTTCCCATGGAAGAGATTTTCCTGGTATGCCTGTGGCATCTGATCATTCTACTTCATCTTCTAAATCTGATGTAGAGGCTTTGCCTTTACTAGTGGAGGCATCCGGATCCCATGAAAGCACTGATAATGCTGGTTGGGTGCATGACTATTCAGGAGAGCTAGGTATATATGCTGATCACTTGTTGAAAAATGATGTTGATTCTGAAGCAAGATCCAGTGAACAATGCAAGCTTGGGCGGAACCACAATGGTAGGCATCAAAATCTGACACAAAAGTACATGCCAAGAACTTTCAGAGATCTAGTGGGACAGAATTTAGTAGCACAAGCTCTCTCTAATGCTGTTTCTAGGAGGAAGGTTGGGTTGCTATATGTGTTTTATGGGCCTCATGGTACTGGGAAAACCTCATGTGCTAGGATATTTGCCAGAGCTTTGAATTGTCAATCTCTGGAACATCCAAAACCTTGTGGCTATTGCAATTCTTGCATTTCACATGATATGGGTAAGAGTCGAAATATAAGGGAAGTTGGCCCAGTCAGTAATTTTGATTTCGAGAGCATTATGGATCTGCTTGACAATATGATTGTTTATCAGATCCCATCTCTATATAGAGTTTTTATCTTCGATGACTGTGATAGTCTGTCTCCTGACTGCTGGAGTGCCATATTGAAGGTCATTGATCGAGCACCCAGACGTGTAGTTTTTGTCCTTGTCTGCTCAAGTCTTGATGTTTTGCCTCATATAATTATATCTAGGTGCCAGAAATTCTTTTTCCCAAAGCTAAAAGATGCAGATATTATATATACTTTGCAGTGGATTTCATCCAAAGAAGATATAGATATAGATAAGGATGCGCTAAAACTTATTGCATCACGGTCAGATGGATCCTTGAGGGATGCTGAGATGACACTTGAACAATTAAGTTTGCTCGGGCAGAAGATATCTGTTCCTCTGGTTCAGGAATTG GTTGGGCTAATCTCTGATGAAAAACTGGTGGATCTTCTTGATTTAGCATTATCTGCAGACACAGTAAACACTGTGAAGAATTTGAGAGTCATAATGGAAACTGGTGTGGAGCCATTAGCTTTAATGTCACAACTTGCTACAGTTATCACTGATATCTTAGCCGGTAGCTATGATTTCACAAAAGAAAGGCCTAGAAGGAAATTTTTTCGACGAAAGCCAT TATCCAAAGAAGATATGGAAAAGCTGCGTCAGGCCCTCAAAACTTTGTCAGAGGCTGAAAAACAACTTCGAATGTCAAATGACAAATTAACATGGTTAACAGCTGCCTTGCTTCAACTTGCTCCTGATCAGCAGTATCTGCTCCCTAGTTCGTCCACAGAAACTAGTTTTAATCATAGCCCTCTGGCCCAAAATAACATGGGTGGAAGAGATATTTCCAGAAAAGGTGGTGAACATGAGATGCCCAATAATGGGAGAGATTTGTCAATGCATGTCAGATTGGAAAGTTTCCCTGGTGGAACTTCTGCTGATTTCCGCAACAATGGCTCAACAAATGGTATTAGCATGGACAGAAAAAGAAACATTGCGTCTGGGATGGCTCCTCAACGGTCACCTGCACAAACTTCTGATGCAATCCGGGTGAACAGCAGGCAGGTTTCTGGTAAAAGCCATAAGGGATATGAAGAAATTTGGTTGGAGGTGCTTGAGAAGATTCAAATTAACAGTATGAGAGAATTCTTGTACCAAGAAGGAAAGCTGATCTCTGTCAGTTTTGGTGCAG CCCCAACTGTGCAGTTGATCTTCAGTTCACATTTCACAAAATTGAAGGCAGAGAAGTTTAGGGCACATATTTTACAAGCATTTGAATCTGTTCTTGGATCCCCAGTGACAATTGAGATCAGATGTGAGTCGAACAAGGAAACAAGTGCAGGGTTCCGTGTGCCTCTTATTTTACCAGCTTCTAAAAATGGTTCATCTCAGATGGCTATAGACCCAGTGCTGAATGCTGGGAGCAGAATGCCTAGGACAGGAGATTATCTTGAAGGGAGGAGTGAAATTGTTGAAGTACCGACTTCTCCAAGAAAATATGAGGGTAATGAACCAACTAACCACAATGTAGAATCCAGTAGAAGAGGTTTACAGCACACTCGGGCAGGAGAATCAGTTTCGAATAAGAAGCCAGCCGTGGGGTCTTTGGTGGAAAGAAGAAAGCTTGGGGAAACAAGTCAGAGTAAGAGCATTGTGAGAAGCAAGGTTTCCCTTGCGCGTGTAATTCAGCAAGCTGAAGGATGTACACAGCAAGCTGGATGGTCGAAACACAAAGCAGTTTCTATAGCTGAAAAGcttgaacaagaaaattt GAGGCTGGAACCTAGATCAAGATGCTTGCTTTGCTGGAAAGCAACTAGAGTGACACGGCGGAAG CTTTCTCGTTTGAATATTAGGACACGAAAACCACATTCATTGCTGAAGCTTGTCTCGTGCGGAAAGTGTCTCTCTTCTAAATCTCCACGATAG